One region of Flavobacterium sp. KACC 22763 genomic DNA includes:
- the ybeY gene encoding rRNA maturation RNase YbeY, whose amino-acid sequence MINFNYETDFTLGDEQAFSDWLSAVIVSENKNEGEINYIFCDDEYLHKINVEYLDHDTLTDIISFDYTVGNELNGDIFVSVERVADNAKDFNVSFAEELKRVLSHGILHYCGYKDKSDEEAQLMRQKEEEKMKMFHVEQ is encoded by the coding sequence ATGATAAATTTTAATTACGAAACAGATTTTACTTTAGGAGACGAGCAGGCTTTTAGTGACTGGCTTAGTGCTGTTATTGTTTCTGAAAACAAGAATGAAGGAGAAATCAATTATATATTTTGTGATGATGAATATCTTCATAAAATCAATGTTGAATATCTAGATCATGATACTCTTACTGATATTATCAGTTTTGATTATACGGTTGGTAACGAGTTAAATGGAGATATTTTTGTTTCTGTAGAACGTGTTGCAGACAATGCAAAAGACTTCAATGTTTCATTTGCTGAAGAACTTAAAAGAGTGCTATCTCATGGTATACTACATTACTGTGGATACAAAGATAAGTCAGACGAAGAGGCTCAATTAATGAGACAGAAGGAGGAAGAGAAAATGAAGATGTTTCACGTGGAACAGTAA